The following proteins come from a genomic window of Yinghuangia sp. ASG 101:
- a CDS encoding ABC transporter ATP-binding protein, producing the protein MKGPLLQAVGLTKTYPGGVRAVDSLDLEVAPGETLGIVGESGCGKSTTAKMLLRLVDADSGAVAFDGVNITKLRGRALRELRSRLQVVPQDPRTSLNPRLTVGSSIGFNLRVHGVGRADRAARVPDLLDRVGLDPAYADRYPHEMSGGQLQRVAIARALATGPDLVVCDEAVSALDKSVQAQVLNLLAELQRDLGVAYLFISHDLAVVEHIADRVAIMYLGRVVEQGPASSLWSDPRHPYTKALLSSVPGHRGERTVLRGDLPDPASPPSGCGFRTRCPVAEERCAHEPPPLLPPSGPAADGHRVACVREVAA; encoded by the coding sequence GTGAAGGGCCCGCTGCTTCAGGCCGTCGGCCTGACCAAGACCTATCCCGGCGGTGTCCGCGCGGTCGACAGCCTCGACCTGGAGGTCGCCCCGGGTGAGACCCTGGGCATCGTCGGGGAGTCCGGGTGCGGCAAGTCGACCACGGCGAAGATGCTGCTGCGGCTGGTCGACGCCGACTCCGGAGCGGTCGCCTTCGACGGCGTCAACATCACCAAGCTGCGCGGCAGGGCGCTGCGCGAACTGCGGTCCCGGCTCCAGGTGGTGCCGCAGGATCCGCGCACGAGCCTCAACCCGCGGCTGACCGTCGGCTCCTCGATCGGGTTCAACCTGCGGGTGCACGGCGTCGGGCGCGCCGACCGGGCCGCCCGCGTCCCGGACCTGCTGGACCGCGTCGGCCTCGACCCCGCCTACGCCGACCGCTATCCGCACGAGATGTCCGGCGGCCAGTTGCAGCGGGTGGCGATCGCCCGCGCGCTGGCCACCGGGCCGGACCTGGTGGTGTGCGACGAGGCGGTCAGCGCGCTGGACAAGAGCGTGCAGGCGCAGGTGCTGAACCTGCTCGCCGAGCTGCAGCGGGACCTGGGGGTGGCGTACCTGTTCATCAGCCACGACCTCGCGGTCGTCGAGCACATCGCCGACCGGGTGGCGATCATGTACCTCGGCCGGGTGGTGGAGCAGGGCCCGGCGTCGTCGCTGTGGTCCGACCCCCGGCACCCCTACACCAAGGCGCTGCTGTCGTCGGTGCCCGGACACCGCGGCGAGCGGACGGTGCTGCGCGGCGACCTGCCCGATCCGGCGTCGCCGCCGAGCGGCTGCGGGTTCCGCACCCGCTGCCCGGTCGCCGAGGAGCGGTGCGCGCACGAACCGCCCCCGCTGCTCCCGCCGTCCGGGCCGGCCGCCGACGGCCACCGGGTGGCCTGTGTCCGGGAGGTGGCGGCGTGA
- a CDS encoding amidase, which yields MTAPTTHEPTLDGAARALREGSVTSVELTRRCLDAAEAHDGELGVFLTRFDDRALAAAEAADAALAAGDDLGPLHGIPLGIKDIITTTEAPSTAQSLILDRAWGPAIGDAPVAARLRAAGAVFVGKATTMEFAIGRPDESKPFPIPRNPWNPRTWPGGSSSGTGAGVAAGMFLGGLGTDTGGSIRIPAAFCGISGLMPTFGRVPKSGCVPLGYSLDHIGPMARAVRDCAHMLQVLAGRDPSDPGSVDEPVPDYGSALTGDLTGLRIGVDTLRRTIADDTDPSVPGLLEAAVRVLAERGADIVEVELPYYREMVTADMVTLTAEAMAYHATDLRARWGDYFASTRTLVASGALYSAADYVQAQRVRRVAQKALAGLYRDVDLVLTPTCSIGAPALDDLDSLIGGPRATAMHTGYWDSVGNPVLSLPIGFTADGLPIGMQLAGRPFEEAAVLRAGDAYQRDTDWHLRVPEGYGA from the coding sequence ATGACCGCACCCACCACCCACGAGCCGACACTCGACGGTGCCGCCCGCGCCCTGCGCGAGGGGTCCGTGACCAGTGTCGAACTGACCCGGCGCTGCCTGGACGCGGCCGAGGCCCACGACGGCGAACTCGGCGTGTTCCTCACCCGGTTCGACGACCGGGCCCTGGCCGCCGCCGAGGCCGCCGACGCGGCACTGGCCGCGGGCGACGACCTCGGCCCGCTGCACGGGATCCCCCTCGGCATCAAGGACATCATCACCACCACCGAGGCACCGAGCACCGCGCAGAGCCTGATCCTGGACCGCGCCTGGGGGCCGGCGATCGGCGACGCACCCGTCGCCGCGCGGCTGCGGGCCGCCGGCGCGGTCTTCGTCGGCAAGGCCACCACGATGGAGTTCGCCATCGGCCGGCCCGACGAGTCGAAGCCGTTCCCGATTCCCCGCAACCCGTGGAACCCGCGGACGTGGCCGGGTGGTTCCAGCTCCGGGACCGGCGCGGGCGTCGCCGCCGGCATGTTCCTCGGCGGCCTCGGCACCGACACCGGCGGCAGCATCCGCATCCCCGCGGCGTTCTGCGGCATCTCCGGGCTGATGCCGACCTTCGGGCGCGTCCCCAAGTCGGGGTGCGTCCCGCTCGGCTACAGCCTGGACCACATCGGCCCGATGGCCCGCGCCGTCCGCGACTGCGCCCACATGCTCCAGGTCCTCGCCGGGCGCGACCCGTCCGACCCCGGCAGCGTCGACGAACCCGTACCGGACTACGGCAGCGCCCTGACCGGCGACCTCACCGGCCTGCGGATCGGCGTCGACACGCTGCGGCGCACCATCGCCGACGACACGGACCCGTCCGTCCCGGGGCTGCTGGAGGCCGCCGTACGGGTCCTCGCCGAGCGCGGCGCGGACATCGTGGAGGTCGAACTCCCGTACTACCGCGAGATGGTGACCGCGGACATGGTCACACTGACCGCGGAGGCGATGGCTTACCACGCCACCGATCTGCGGGCGCGCTGGGGTGACTACTTCGCCTCCACGCGGACCCTCGTCGCCTCCGGCGCCCTGTACAGCGCGGCCGACTACGTGCAGGCGCAACGGGTGCGCAGGGTGGCGCAGAAGGCCCTCGCCGGGCTCTACCGGGACGTCGACCTGGTGCTCACCCCGACCTGCTCGATCGGTGCGCCCGCACTGGACGACCTGGACTCGCTGATCGGCGGGCCGCGGGCCACCGCGATGCACACCGGCTACTGGGATTCGGTCGGCAACCCGGTGCTGAGCCTGCCGATCGGGTTCACCGCGGACGGCCTGCCCATCGGCATGCAGCTCGCCGGGCGCCCGTTCGAGGAGGCGGCCGTGCTGCGCGCCGGCGACGCCTACCAGCGGGACACGGACTGGCACCTGCGCGTCCCCGAGGGCTACGGGGCCTGA
- a CDS encoding cysteine hydrolase family protein, with protein MDTTGPTSDAAVLVIDMQNGFCHPDGSVPRHLEPLPRMAEVVAANADLLAAAREAGLPIVYTRHVFRPGRLDAPASTVAAFPADAEPLLRGSWDADVVGELAPRPDDVVIDKNRFDAFLYTDLEVVLRAMGIRRLLVTGVVTSICVESTVRSAQQRDFAVHVAEDCTSAPADQHQAALDVMAYIFATVAPWKECLSALVTPAGS; from the coding sequence ATGGACACCACTGGTCCCACGTCCGACGCCGCCGTCCTGGTCATCGACATGCAGAACGGCTTCTGCCACCCCGACGGCTCCGTGCCGCGCCACCTGGAGCCGCTGCCGCGGATGGCCGAGGTGGTGGCGGCCAACGCCGACCTGCTCGCCGCCGCGCGCGAGGCGGGCCTGCCGATCGTGTACACCCGGCACGTGTTCCGCCCGGGCAGGCTGGACGCCCCCGCGTCCACCGTCGCGGCGTTCCCCGCCGACGCCGAACCGCTGCTGCGCGGCTCCTGGGACGCCGACGTCGTCGGCGAACTGGCGCCGCGGCCGGACGACGTCGTCATCGACAAGAACCGCTTCGACGCGTTCCTCTACACCGATCTGGAGGTGGTGCTCCGGGCCATGGGCATACGCCGGCTGCTGGTGACGGGCGTCGTGACGAGCATCTGCGTCGAGTCGACCGTGCGTTCGGCGCAGCAGCGCGACTTCGCGGTGCACGTCGCCGAGGACTGCACCTCGGCCCCCGCGGACCAGCACCAGGCGGCACTCGACGTGATGGCCTACATCTTCGCCACGGTCGCGCCGTGGAAGGAGTGCCTGTCGGCGCTCGTGACGCCCGCCGGGAGCTGA
- a CDS encoding helix-turn-helix domain-containing protein, with amino-acid sequence MRFTDCAEALRWLVRRLASDLRGRVALVDMSGPAPRVIAGELGDMGPVLSRTDVNRVRSARPAVVEVTSPGGGTVRIARVGDTASKTVLAIADARRPTDDLWPAIAEATWLIGVHLRAERAERVLADVRARVCAVVFDLLCTGSVGAARRTATALRRGLPDPIRLAAVEGLPVRERERHLRHPEGLGPSIWTFRTTAQHDAMLLLAPAKDQQGLEDAIARATAGGGCRVGTSAVVPLREAGTGVEQALHALYAPRVGAETGNRFESRTKLSFALGPAAGAWATQLLRPLLTYEPPRRTAPDAEELVRTARAWLRLSQHAPRNLDIHRNTARDRLRLIGELLGADLNHLADQAVVSLALRVHEQTYIAPEASRAPAPDLAVLFDGPGAAVWASRQLQPLLWRASDASVRTVRTWLALDASIAATAVELGLSSSAVRKRLARVGRDLGRSLLELPGARHDLWLALLIHDRSVARVSGGSGPPVPRIPRAEASAALPNVEVS; translated from the coding sequence ATGCGTTTCACCGACTGTGCCGAGGCATTGCGGTGGTTGGTGCGGCGCCTGGCGTCCGACCTGCGGGGGCGGGTGGCGCTCGTGGACATGTCCGGTCCGGCGCCGCGCGTTATCGCGGGGGAACTCGGCGACATGGGACCGGTGTTGTCCCGTACCGACGTCAACCGCGTCCGCTCCGCGCGGCCCGCCGTCGTGGAGGTGACCTCGCCCGGCGGCGGCACGGTGCGGATCGCGCGCGTGGGCGACACCGCGTCGAAGACGGTCCTCGCGATCGCCGACGCGCGGCGCCCGACCGACGACCTGTGGCCCGCGATCGCCGAGGCGACCTGGCTCATCGGTGTCCACCTGCGTGCCGAACGGGCCGAACGCGTCCTCGCCGATGTGCGAGCGCGGGTGTGCGCGGTGGTCTTCGATCTGCTGTGCACGGGCAGCGTCGGTGCCGCCCGGCGCACCGCCACGGCCCTGCGCCGCGGCCTGCCCGACCCGATCCGGCTGGCCGCGGTGGAAGGGCTGCCCGTCCGGGAGCGCGAGCGGCACCTGCGGCATCCCGAGGGCCTCGGGCCGTCGATCTGGACGTTCCGGACGACCGCGCAGCACGACGCGATGCTGCTGCTCGCCCCCGCGAAGGACCAGCAGGGGCTGGAGGACGCGATCGCGCGCGCGACCGCCGGCGGGGGCTGCCGGGTCGGGACGAGCGCCGTCGTACCGCTGCGCGAGGCGGGCACCGGGGTCGAACAGGCCCTGCACGCCTTGTACGCGCCGCGCGTCGGCGCGGAGACCGGCAACCGCTTCGAGTCGCGGACGAAGCTCAGTTTCGCGCTCGGCCCCGCCGCGGGTGCGTGGGCGACGCAACTGCTGCGCCCGCTGCTGACCTACGAGCCGCCGCGCCGCACCGCGCCCGACGCGGAGGAACTGGTCCGCACCGCCCGCGCGTGGCTGCGGCTGTCCCAGCACGCGCCCCGCAACCTGGACATCCACCGCAACACCGCGCGCGACCGGTTGCGGCTGATCGGCGAACTCCTGGGCGCGGACCTCAACCACCTGGCCGACCAGGCCGTGGTGTCGCTCGCGCTGCGGGTGCACGAGCAGACGTACATCGCCCCCGAGGCCTCGCGCGCTCCCGCGCCGGACTTGGCCGTGCTGTTCGACGGCCCCGGCGCGGCGGTGTGGGCGAGCCGCCAGTTGCAGCCGCTGCTGTGGCGCGCGTCGGACGCCAGCGTGCGAACGGTCCGCACGTGGCTGGCCCTTGATGCGAGCATTGCCGCGACCGCGGTCGAACTGGGGCTTTCGTCGTCCGCGGTCCGCAAACGACTCGCCCGGGTCGGCCGGGACCTGGGCCGTTCGCTTCTCGAACTGCCCGGCGCCAGGCACGACTTGTGGCTCGCGCTGCTGATCCACGACCGGTCCGTCGCGCGTGTCTCGGGCGGCAGCGGGCCACCGGTGCCCCGGATTCCCCGGGCCGAGGCGTCGGCCGCGCTGCCCAACGTGGAGGTTTCCTGA
- a CDS encoding ABC transporter substrate-binding protein, whose translation MSLLLAGSLAAACAVADGAESGKPGVLTIGMTASDIPNLDTSLSADQGYEGTRFVGMQLYDGLTRYDLAQDDHVPDAVPSLATSWEQDPDGLSWTFHLRQGVSFTDGTPFDADAVVFNLDRYLNKESPQYYPEAGAQASLSLTGVRSYAKVDDRTVRLFTKGAWSHLPGDLTTVFMASPTAVRTWGNTGFAAHPVGTGPFVFRSVKRGQELVLDANRDYWRGAPGIDRLVLRPMPDELSRVAALRAGEVNWIEAPSPDNVPPLRDAGYQIMTNGYDHVWPWLFDTTHGPLSDARVRRALNYAIDREQMATDLLGGTAEPATQLSARAGIAYDPANDVFGHDPAKARQLLAEAGFPNGFSMTVSYPTGGSGNMQPGPMNEELRSDLAKVGVRVELKPIEWAAMLTSYVSGSFPDGADAVNISLTFIQEVSWSTSFASGSPLNLTHYSNPEVDRLLDASLRETDLARRSAIYARIVALIDRDAPWLVVVNDRNPRALAANVHGFVEPQSWFVDLTTVSVS comes from the coding sequence GTGTCGCTGCTCCTGGCGGGGTCGCTGGCCGCGGCCTGCGCGGTGGCCGACGGGGCGGAGTCCGGCAAGCCCGGCGTGCTCACCATCGGCATGACCGCGTCCGACATCCCCAACCTGGACACCTCGCTGTCGGCCGACCAGGGGTACGAGGGCACGCGGTTCGTCGGAATGCAGCTGTACGACGGACTGACCCGCTACGACCTCGCCCAGGACGATCACGTGCCGGACGCGGTGCCGAGCCTGGCGACGTCCTGGGAACAGGATCCGGACGGCCTGTCGTGGACGTTCCACCTGCGCCAAGGGGTGTCGTTCACCGACGGCACACCGTTCGACGCCGACGCCGTGGTGTTCAACCTCGACCGGTACCTGAACAAGGAGAGCCCCCAGTACTACCCGGAGGCCGGCGCACAGGCCTCGCTGTCGCTGACCGGCGTGCGGAGCTACGCCAAGGTCGACGACCGCACGGTCCGGCTGTTCACCAAGGGCGCGTGGTCGCATCTGCCCGGCGACCTGACGACGGTGTTCATGGCGTCCCCCACGGCCGTCCGCACGTGGGGCAACACCGGGTTCGCGGCGCACCCGGTCGGCACCGGCCCGTTCGTGTTCCGCTCGGTCAAGCGCGGTCAGGAACTCGTGCTCGACGCCAACCGCGACTATTGGCGCGGTGCCCCCGGGATCGACCGGCTCGTGCTGCGTCCGATGCCGGACGAGCTGTCGCGGGTGGCCGCGCTCCGGGCCGGCGAGGTGAACTGGATCGAGGCGCCCAGCCCCGACAACGTGCCGCCGCTGCGCGACGCGGGCTATCAGATCATGACCAACGGCTACGACCACGTGTGGCCGTGGCTGTTCGACACCACCCACGGGCCGCTGAGCGACGCGCGGGTGCGCCGAGCGCTCAACTACGCGATCGACCGCGAGCAGATGGCGACGGACCTGCTGGGCGGCACCGCGGAACCGGCGACGCAGTTGTCGGCGCGCGCGGGCATCGCCTACGACCCGGCCAACGACGTCTTCGGCCACGACCCGGCGAAGGCCCGGCAGTTGCTGGCGGAGGCCGGATTCCCGAACGGCTTCTCGATGACTGTGTCGTATCCGACCGGAGGGTCGGGCAACATGCAGCCCGGTCCGATGAACGAGGAACTGCGCAGCGACCTGGCGAAGGTCGGGGTGCGGGTCGAGCTGAAGCCGATCGAGTGGGCGGCCATGCTCACGTCGTACGTGTCCGGCAGCTTCCCGGACGGCGCCGACGCCGTGAACATCTCCCTGACGTTCATTCAGGAAGTGTCCTGGAGCACGTCGTTCGCCTCGGGCAGCCCGCTGAACCTGACCCACTACAGCAACCCCGAGGTCGACCGGCTGCTCGACGCGTCGCTCAGGGAAACGGATCTGGCGCGGCGATCGGCGATCTACGCGCGGATCGTCGCGCTGATCGACCGGGACGCGCCGTGGCTCGTGGTGGTCAACGACCGCAATCCGCGCGCCCTCGCCGCCAACGTCCACGGGTTCGTCGAACCGCAGTCGTGGTTCGTCGACCTGACCACGGTGTCGGTCTCCTGA